The following are encoded together in the Cicer arietinum cultivar CDC Frontier isolate Library 1 chromosome 2, Cicar.CDCFrontier_v2.0, whole genome shotgun sequence genome:
- the LOC101495943 gene encoding probable calcium-binding protein CML26 produces the protein MNFSMDDEVRKIFSKFDKNGDGKISSSELKEMLITLGTKTTSDEVKRMMEMIDQNGDGYIDLKEFSDFHCIDAGKDDANELRDAFDLYDLDKNGLISANELHAVLIKLGEKCSLGDCRRMIKNVDVDGDGNVNFEEFKKMMAR, from the coding sequence ATGAACTTCTCCATGGACGATGAAGTTCGCAAGATCTTCAGTAAGTTCGACAAAAACGGCGACGGAAAAATCTCTAGTTCGGAGCTGAAGGAAATGCTCATAACGCTTGGAACCAAAACGACATCCGATGAAGTGAAACGCATGATGGAAATGATTGATCAAAACGGCGACGGTTACATTGACCTAAAAGAATTTTCTGATTTTCACTGCATCGACGCCGGAAAAGACGATGCCAACGAGCTTCGCGATGCTTTCGATCTCTACGATCTCGATAAGAACGGTCTCATCTCGGCGAACGAACTTCATGCTGTTTTGATAAAACTCGGTGAGAAATGCTCCCTCGGTGATTGCCGGAGAATGATAAAAAACGTCGATGTTGATGGTGATGGAAACGTTAACTTTGAAGAGTTTAAGAAGATGATGGCTCGCTGA